From one Halalkalicoccus subterraneus genomic stretch:
- a CDS encoding HAH_0734 family protein: MKRLIIHGDPGVRKDGIINYDGQEMVLFSISRNGDWHGPEQPQLWCVIGTEDERMDFEKRNYVPHFLDVETIDAEAVDIVQKRGTPSV; this comes from the coding sequence ATGAAGCGCCTGATCATCCACGGGGACCCCGGCGTCCGAAAGGACGGGATCATCAACTACGACGGCCAGGAGATGGTCCTCTTTTCGATCTCGCGAAACGGTGACTGGCACGGCCCGGAGCAACCACAGCTGTGGTGTGTCATCGGGACCGAGGACGAGCGCATGGACTTCGAGAAGCGAAACTACGTTCCCCACTTCCTCGACGTCGAGACGATCGACGCCGAGGCGGTCGATATCGTCCAAAAGCGTGGCACTCCCTCCGTCTAA
- a CDS encoding DUF6789 family protein, whose protein sequence is MNRFLRAISAGLAATTVMSLVFLFSQVQTRQQLGAPEAIARFAGVPEHHIIGFAIFAAAGVLLWPVVFVFARDLLANLPGGRDAVGQGLLFGLLLWVLFLILGTGELTWPFVILYLFFTLIGHLVYGFTLGFGYERLA, encoded by the coding sequence ATGAATCGCTTCCTGCGTGCGATAAGCGCCGGTCTCGCCGCGACGACCGTGATGTCGCTCGTGTTCCTGTTCAGTCAGGTCCAGACACGCCAGCAGCTCGGTGCTCCCGAGGCGATCGCCCGGTTCGCGGGCGTGCCCGAACACCACATCATCGGGTTCGCGATCTTCGCCGCAGCCGGCGTTCTCCTATGGCCCGTCGTCTTCGTCTTCGCCCGCGATCTACTTGCGAACCTTCCCGGCGGCCGCGACGCGGTCGGTCAGGGGCTACTGTTCGGGCTGCTGTTGTGGGTGCTGTTTTTGATCCTTGGAACCGGCGAACTGACGTGGCCGTTCGTGATTCTGTACCTCTTTTTCACCCTGATCGGGCATCTCGTCTACGGGTTCACCCTCGGGTTCGGTTACGAGCGGTTGGCCTAA
- a CDS encoding type 1 glutamine amidotransferase domain-containing protein: MARALFVVSEEGYWGEECIEPLTTLSDAGVEVTVATPSGAPPVIDETSLDPETVGEETADWVRDVHESDERLNDPEPLAAVEADEYDAAVFPGGHGTVWDVNQDRDARRILAETVEAGNKALVVCHAVGILAFTRGSDGSFLVEDRDVTGFPNEWEEDTVEEHDVMPDGRKLPYWVEEEVLASGGNWDAELDAETSVTVDGDLLTARGPESSAEAARTLLEELGIERPA; the protein is encoded by the coding sequence ATGGCACGCGCACTGTTCGTCGTCAGCGAGGAGGGCTACTGGGGGGAGGAGTGTATCGAACCGCTCACGACGCTGTCGGACGCGGGCGTCGAGGTCACCGTCGCAACGCCGAGCGGCGCACCGCCGGTGATCGACGAGACCTCGCTCGACCCCGAAACGGTCGGCGAGGAGACGGCCGACTGGGTTCGGGACGTCCACGAAAGCGACGAGCGGCTGAACGACCCCGAGCCGCTCGCGGCGGTCGAAGCCGACGAGTACGACGCCGCCGTCTTCCCCGGCGGCCACGGGACGGTCTGGGACGTCAACCAGGACCGTGACGCACGGCGGATCCTCGCCGAGACGGTCGAGGCCGGAAACAAGGCGCTGGTGGTCTGTCACGCGGTCGGGATCCTCGCGTTTACGCGCGGATCGGACGGGTCGTTCCTCGTCGAGGATCGGGACGTCACCGGCTTCCCGAACGAGTGGGAGGAGGACACCGTCGAGGAACACGACGTCATGCCCGACGGGCGGAAACTGCCCTACTGGGTCGAAGAGGAAGTACTCGCGTCCGGCGGGAACTGGGACGCCGAACTCGATGCCGAGACGAGCGTCACCGTCGACGGAGACCTACTCACCGCTCGCGGCCCGGAATCCTCGGCCGAGGCCGCCCGGACGCTGCTCGAAGAACTAGGGATCGAACGTCCGGCCTGA
- a CDS encoding methylglyoxal synthase — protein MTRIALIAHDEKKPDLIEFVRQHEKRLGECDLIGTGTTGKRITEETSLSVERMASGPLGGDMMIGAEVAKEALDGVIFLRDPLRAQPHEPDITALLRICDVHDTPLATNLASAACLIEGI, from the coding sequence ATGACACGGATTGCGCTGATCGCGCACGACGAGAAGAAACCGGACCTGATCGAGTTCGTCCGCCAGCACGAGAAGCGCCTCGGCGAGTGCGACCTCATCGGAACGGGAACGACGGGAAAGCGGATCACCGAGGAGACGTCCCTGAGCGTCGAGCGCATGGCGTCGGGCCCGCTCGGCGGGGACATGATGATCGGGGCGGAGGTCGCAAAGGAAGCGCTCGACGGCGTGATCTTCCTACGCGACCCGCTTCGCGCTCAGCCCCACGAGCCCGACATCACGGCACTGTTGCGGATCTGTGACGTCCACGACACGCCGCTCGCGACGAACCTCGCGAGCGCAGCCTGTCTGATCGAGGGCATTTAG